A genomic segment from Lignipirellula cremea encodes:
- a CDS encoding DUF2293 domain-containing protein, whose protein sequence is MPHETRIVAPGPRDRTVRTSTGQILQAPADWELLPPGDAALTRRVKAAGPTWTVQEKKGRKTFSQGVWASSAHIAKIRADLEVERAAPSYAKRRAADATRREKKQVAYVEDFSGAVRNFLNFDSDYAELAERLAQAVAQHATPVGSGTVARTQRIPVEQRAELAVIAWMRHQTTAYDNMKIARVKGKRREVRRMLAEESRRLLENYRRGRPTDALTCPLQQALNSPPQA, encoded by the coding sequence ATGCCCCACGAGACACGGATTGTCGCCCCCGGTCCCCGCGATCGCACCGTCCGCACTTCGACCGGCCAGATCCTCCAGGCGCCGGCGGACTGGGAGCTGTTACCGCCGGGCGACGCCGCCTTGACCCGCCGCGTCAAAGCCGCCGGCCCCACCTGGACCGTGCAGGAGAAGAAAGGCCGCAAGACTTTCTCCCAGGGCGTCTGGGCTTCCTCCGCCCATATCGCCAAAATCCGCGCTGACCTGGAAGTCGAACGGGCCGCCCCCAGCTACGCCAAGCGCAGGGCGGCCGATGCGACCCGTCGGGAGAAGAAGCAGGTCGCCTATGTGGAAGACTTCTCCGGCGCGGTGCGGAACTTTCTCAACTTCGATTCCGACTACGCCGAGCTGGCCGAACGCCTGGCCCAGGCCGTAGCCCAGCACGCCACGCCGGTCGGCTCCGGCACGGTCGCCCGCACCCAGCGAATCCCGGTCGAGCAGCGGGCCGAGTTGGCGGTGATCGCCTGGATGCGGCATCAAACCACCGCCTACGACAACATGAAGATCGCCCGGGTCAAAGGGAAGCGACGCGAAGTCCGTCGCATGCTGGCGGAAGAATCGCGACGTCTGCTGGAGAACTATCGTCGCGGCCGGCCGACCGACGCCCTCACCTGCCCGCTGCAGCAAGCGCTCAATTCGCCCCCTCAAGCCTGA
- the bcp gene encoding thioredoxin-dependent thiol peroxidase has translation MAEWLEEGVKAPAFQLKSDSGETVKLSDLQGSPVVLYFYPKDDTPGCTKEACAFRDRSEELKKLGAVVLGVSPDDVASHQEFRDKYSLNFPLLYDKDHKLADKYGAWREKNMYGKTSMGIQRSTFLIDAQGKIAKVWKRVQVDGHDQKVLDELAKL, from the coding sequence ATGGCTGAATGGCTAGAAGAAGGCGTGAAAGCGCCGGCCTTCCAACTCAAAAGCGACTCGGGCGAAACGGTCAAGCTGAGCGATCTCCAGGGCTCGCCGGTGGTCCTGTACTTTTACCCCAAAGACGACACGCCCGGCTGCACCAAGGAAGCGTGCGCCTTCCGCGATCGCAGCGAAGAGCTGAAAAAACTGGGCGCCGTGGTGCTGGGCGTCAGCCCCGACGATGTCGCCAGTCATCAGGAATTCCGCGACAAGTACAGCCTGAACTTCCCCCTGCTGTACGACAAAGACCACAAGCTGGCCGACAAATACGGCGCCTGGCGGGAGAAGAACATGTACGGCAAAACGTCGATGGGCATCCAGCGCTCCACCTTCCTGATCGACGCCCAGGGGAAAATCGCCAAGGTCTGGAAACGGGTCCAGGTCGACGGCCACGACCAGAAAGTGCTCGACGAACTGGCCAAACTGTAA
- a CDS encoding sialate O-acetylesterase encodes MMRKIVAAVLFCLVASPVLAEDTVKVFVLAGQSNMQGHGRVQAEERANQGKGSLEWLVKNPESASRFESLVDEKGDWIARKDVQIWYLDRQGDLAPGFGHREGFIGPELGFGQVVGDAIEQPVLLIKLAWGGKSLGKDFRPPSSGGEVGPYYQDVVKLTKQVLADGPTLFPQYAGRRLELVGFGWHQGWNDRVNQAFNDEYEQNMANFIRDIRKDLGVPQLPFVIAETGMSGNEEKHPRAVSLMKAQAAVAQQDAFRGNVAFVGTRDFYRPREESPSGQGYHWNGNAETYYLIGQGMGQAMLKLLAP; translated from the coding sequence ATGATGCGAAAAATCGTTGCGGCTGTTTTGTTCTGCCTGGTCGCGTCGCCGGTGCTGGCCGAGGATACGGTCAAGGTGTTTGTGCTGGCTGGCCAGTCCAATATGCAAGGGCATGGCAGGGTCCAGGCCGAGGAACGCGCTAACCAGGGGAAAGGCTCGCTGGAATGGCTGGTGAAGAACCCCGAGTCGGCCTCCCGGTTTGAAAGTCTGGTCGACGAGAAGGGCGACTGGATCGCGCGGAAAGATGTGCAAATCTGGTATCTCGATCGCCAGGGCGATCTGGCGCCCGGCTTTGGCCACAGGGAAGGATTCATCGGTCCGGAACTGGGCTTCGGCCAGGTCGTGGGCGACGCGATCGAACAGCCCGTGCTGCTGATCAAGCTGGCCTGGGGCGGCAAAAGCCTGGGGAAAGATTTCCGTCCGCCCTCCTCCGGCGGCGAAGTGGGACCCTATTATCAGGACGTCGTCAAACTCACCAAACAGGTGCTGGCCGACGGCCCGACGCTCTTCCCGCAGTACGCCGGTCGCCGGCTGGAACTGGTCGGCTTCGGCTGGCATCAGGGATGGAACGACCGGGTTAACCAGGCGTTCAACGATGAGTACGAACAGAACATGGCCAACTTCATCCGCGACATCCGCAAAGACCTGGGCGTTCCGCAACTGCCGTTCGTCATTGCCGAAACCGGCATGAGCGGGAACGAGGAAAAGCACCCACGGGCCGTCTCCCTGATGAAAGCCCAGGCCGCCGTCGCCCAGCAGGACGCCTTCCGCGGGAACGTCGCTTTCGTCGGCACGCGGGACTTCTATCGCCCCCGGGAAGAGTCGCCCTCCGGCCAGGGCTATCACTGGAACGGCAACGCCGAAACGTACTACCTCATCGGCCAGGGAATGGGCCAGGCAATGCTGAAACTGCTCGCCCCCTGA
- a CDS encoding alpha/beta fold hydrolase — translation MTRPSTISGFWRRDLRLLLRGLGLMVVVLSTGCASLQHTRELTRRGWEGFAGPLQNPDATAPLGLTTDRGYEPGKIPVIMIHGLLSDAMTWNEPIRALREDEAINSRYQFWTYRYLTGETYLKTAADFRAELIMTLEGLDPQRQDPLLHQVVLVGHSMGGLIAKLQVAASGDDLWQTITAVPLDQTTLAPADREQLAGMFYFAPQIRVQQAVFIATPHRGSEWTQRPLARLGRRFIEFPQEMKEEYDRWLVENQAILKHAPAKIPTSIDHLDPDNPILLATARLPVAPQVKLHSIIGQGHRLPDGSPGDGVVSIASAQIPGVASELFVEGSHSGLHHQPETIAQLKRILLQDDSQAPDATQD, via the coding sequence ATGACTCGGCCCTCGACCATTTCTGGCTTTTGGCGGCGCGATCTGCGGCTGCTGCTGCGCGGGTTGGGGTTGATGGTGGTGGTTTTGTCGACGGGCTGTGCTTCACTGCAGCACACGCGCGAACTGACCCGGCGGGGCTGGGAAGGTTTTGCAGGACCGCTGCAGAATCCGGACGCGACGGCCCCCCTGGGACTGACGACCGACCGCGGTTACGAGCCGGGGAAAATCCCCGTCATTATGATCCATGGCTTGCTGTCGGACGCGATGACCTGGAACGAGCCGATCAGGGCGCTGCGCGAGGACGAGGCGATTAACTCCCGGTACCAGTTCTGGACGTACCGCTATCTGACGGGCGAAACCTACCTGAAAACGGCCGCCGACTTTCGGGCCGAACTCATCATGACGCTTGAAGGCCTGGACCCCCAGCGCCAGGATCCGTTGCTGCACCAGGTGGTGCTGGTCGGCCACAGCATGGGCGGCCTGATCGCCAAGCTCCAGGTTGCGGCCTCGGGCGACGATCTCTGGCAAACGATTACCGCCGTGCCGCTGGACCAGACCACGCTGGCTCCGGCGGATCGAGAGCAACTGGCCGGCATGTTCTACTTCGCCCCGCAGATCCGCGTGCAGCAGGCGGTGTTCATCGCCACCCCGCATCGCGGGTCCGAATGGACCCAGCGTCCGCTGGCCCGGCTGGGACGCCGGTTCATTGAGTTCCCCCAGGAAATGAAAGAGGAGTACGACCGCTGGCTGGTCGAGAACCAGGCGATCCTGAAACACGCCCCCGCGAAGATCCCTACCAGCATCGACCACCTGGACCCCGACAACCCGATTCTGCTGGCGACCGCACGCCTGCCCGTGGCCCCGCAAGTGAAGCTGCACTCGATCATTGGGCAGGGGCATCGCCTGCCCGACGGCAGCCCTGGCGACGGGGTGGTCTCGATCGCCAGCGCCCAGATCCCAGGCGTCGCCAGCGAGCTGTTCGTGGAAGGGAGCCACTCCGGTCTGCACCATCAACCGGAAACGATCGCCCAGTTGAAGCGGATCCTGCTGCAGGATGACAGCCAGGCGCCAGACGCTACTCAAGACTGA
- a CDS encoding ecotin family protein, protein MQRLPIFLAGFFVLLGVSTAVAQQDNLKAFPPAGEGMVRYVIRLPHKERGEEDDFQVELLVGKKVMTDGVNHVMLGGEVAAKPLEGWGFTYYELKKFGPLASTLIAPPPGTPQVQKFIAVPSQLIRYNSRIPLVVYVPADAEVRYRIWKAGPAASAEKG, encoded by the coding sequence ATGCAGCGTCTGCCGATTTTTCTTGCCGGGTTCTTTGTGTTACTGGGAGTTTCCACCGCCGTGGCGCAGCAGGATAACCTCAAAGCGTTTCCGCCAGCCGGCGAAGGAATGGTGCGTTATGTGATCCGTCTGCCGCACAAAGAACGCGGGGAAGAGGATGACTTCCAGGTGGAGTTGCTGGTCGGAAAAAAAGTGATGACCGACGGCGTGAACCACGTCATGCTGGGCGGCGAAGTGGCGGCCAAACCGCTGGAAGGCTGGGGCTTCACCTACTATGAACTGAAGAAATTCGGCCCGCTGGCCTCGACGCTGATCGCCCCGCCGCCGGGCACGCCGCAGGTGCAAAAGTTTATCGCTGTGCCGTCGCAATTGATCCGTTACAACAGCCGCATCCCGCTGGTCGTGTACGTTCCGGCCGACGCCGAAGTCCGTTACCGCATCTGGAAGGCCGGTCCTGCCGCCAGTGCTGAAAAAGGCTAA